In one window of Carassius auratus strain Wakin chromosome 28, ASM336829v1, whole genome shotgun sequence DNA:
- the LOC113047164 gene encoding TBC1 domain family member 10A-like codes for MSEISALTPSSPSMADQSMPAPSSPQLLPSEIPIPKSSLYGDRAVMGNPTLQTSGKKSSSWESTPGQNSGALSSAASESAAGAPVELPAATDGETNGRNDLVGQTERNTEAQEQQMLLSPEHNPSPNLYPNVQVNQIYSPAPSVVIPPQFTPPVPVSNPAPSSQDSRQTEAQTVPQPEPAENPEANSPSTARMTPEPPCTPSKTEPPAVLVQESSGSWVLPSSYSRPAPDTLSYLESASLMSGTLESLSGFGEDGSSVGSDSEINGPVRRTDKYGFLGGAQYSECSEAEIAVAVARQREMKWLDMFRNWDKWVSRRFQKVKMRCRKGIPSSLRAKAWQLLSNSQELLESNPGKFDELEQEEGDPKWLDIIEKDLHRQFPFHEMFAARGGHGQQDLYRILKAYTIYRPDEGYCQAQAPVAAVLLMHMPAEQAFWCLVQICEKYVPGYYSAGLEAIQLDGEIFFSLLRRVCPMAYRHLKKFKIDPILYMTEWFMCIFSRTLPWSCVLRVWDMFFCEGVKIVFRVGLVLLKQMLGSVDKLRELQGMYETMERLRNIPPEAIREEVLVQEVVSLSVTEALIERECGIQVRKWRESRGELTHQPGRRLHGTRAIFEQKHRAAAISSGGSLSFLASHIPPPGPLRASSSLLSLPGLRKSKMPFPSQNKKGSTSGSFGQDIVPLQPLGGGTSAVASKPPVPSASNAGAGGKPPAPHGPSPLATTSSTTTPPAPTAHASSTQMHQLSPKVVSEHITPTIPSPTANNAPLPPCPETAKTAVEEDGKKKKKTKEDKKREKEEEKQKSREKKEKEKTEKERLKKEKEKAEKEKKKEKGGKKKDKGGGGETEEKNGAAAAKDLA; via the exons ATGTCTGAAATCTCCGCCCTCACTCCCTCCTCTCCCAGTATGGCTGACCAATCAATGCCTGCTCCCTCCAGCCCACAGCTTCTCCCCTCAGAAATTCCCATCCCAAAATCATCTCTCTACGGGGACCGAGCAGTGATGGGAAACCCAACATTACAGACAAGCGGGAAAAAGTCCTCTTCTTGGGAAAGCACACCTGGCCAAAACAGTGGCGCTCTGTCTTCAGCAGCATCAGAGAGCGCCGCTGGAGCGCCGGTTGAGCTCCCAGCTGCTACAGACGGAGAGACTAATGGGAGAAATGATTTAGTTGGCCAAACAGAGCGGAACACTGAAGCACAGGAGCAACAGATGTTGCTGTCGCCTGAACATAATCCCAGTCCTAATCTCTATCCCAACGTTCAAGTTAACCAGATTTATAGTCCTGCTCCCTCTGTGGTCATTCCTCCTCAGTTTACACCTCCTGTTCCCGTCTCCAACCCGGCCCCCTCTTCACAAGACTCAAGGCAAACTGAAGCACAAACAGTCCCCCAGCCTGAGCCTGCCGAGAACCCTGAAGCCAACAGTCCCAGCACTGCCAGGATGACCCCTGAGCCCCCGTGCACGCCCTCCAAGACTGAGCCCCCAGCCGTGCTGGTGCAGGAGTCCAGTGGCTCCTGGGTTCTGCCCTCCTCGTACTCGCGACCAGCCCCGGACACGCTCAGCTACTTGGAGTCGGCCAGCCTAATGTCTGGCACGCTGGAGTCTCTGTCAGGCTTCGGCGAGGACGGCAGCTCGGTGGGGTCAGACTCTGAGATCAATGGTCCAGTGAGGCGTACTGATAAATACGGCTTCCTGGGAGGAGCGCAGTACAGTGAGTGCAG TGAGGCGGAGATCGCTGTGGCCGTGGCGAGGCAGAGAGAGATGAAATGGTTGGACATGTTCAGAAACTGGGACAAATGGGTATCTCGACGCTTTCAGAAG GTGAAAATGCGCTGCAGGAAAGGAATCCCCTCCTCGCTGAGAGCCAAAGCCTGGCAGCTGCTCTCCAACAGCCAGGAGCTCCTCGAGTCCAACCCGGGAAAGTTTGAT GAGTTGGAGCAAGAGGAGGGAGATCCGAAGTGGTTGGACATCATAGAGAAGGACTTGCACAGGCAGTTCCCTTTCCACGAGATGTTTGCTGCTCGGGGAGGACATGG gcagCAGGATCTGTACCGTATACTGAAGGCCTACACAATCTACCGGCCCGATGAGGGCTACTGTCAGGCTCAGGCGCCGGTGGCAGCAGTGCTGCTCATGCACATGCCTGCTGAG CAAGCCTTCTGGTGTCTAGTGCAAATCTGTGAGAAATACGTGCCTGGCTACTACAGTGCTGGGTTG gAAGCTATCCAGCTGGACGgagagatttttttctctctgctgAGGAGAGTTTGTCCCATGGCGTACCGTCACCTGAAGAAATTTAAGATCGACCCCATCTTGTACATGACAGAGTGGTTTATGTGCATTTTCTCCCGTACGCTGCCGTGGTCTTGCGTCCTGCGTGTCTGGGACATGTTCTTTTGTGAAG GAGTGAAGATTGTGTTCAGAGTGGGTCTGGTGCTCCTCAAGCAGATGTTGGGATCTGTGGATAAGCTCCGTGAGCTGCAGGGCATGTACGAGACCATGGAGCGACTGAGAAACATCCCTCCTGAAGCTATCAGGGAGGAAGTTCTGGTGCAAGAG GTGGTGTCTCTGTCTGTGACGGAGGCCCTCATCGAGAGGGAGTGTGGTATTCAGGTGCGCAAGTGGCGGGAATCTCGTGGAGAGTTGACTCACCAACCGGGTCGGCGTTTGCACGGTACACGGGCCATCTTTGAACAGAAACACCGGGCTGCTGCGATCAGCTCTGGCGGCAGCCTGTCGTTCCTGGCCAGTCACATCCCTCCCCCTGGACCCTTACGTGCGTCTTCAAGCCTACTGTCACTTCCTGGCCTTAGAAAGTCCAAGATGCCGTTTCCCTCACAGAATAAGAAGGGCTCCACTTCTGGCAGCTTTGGCCAGGATATCGTCCCACTGCAGCCCCTTGGGGGCGGCACCAGTGCAGTGGCCTCAAAACCTCCTGTGCCATCTGCTTCTAACGCTGGAGCCGGTGGAAAGCCACCAGCGCCACATGGGCCCAGTCCGCTAGCTACAACATCATCTACTACCACTCCACCAGCTCCAACCGCACACGCGTCCAGCACGCAGATGCACCAGCTGTCGCCTAAAGTCGTCTCTGAACACATCACCCCCACAATCCCATCGCCCACCGCAAACAACGCCCCATTACCACCTTGCCCAGAAACAGCAAAAACGGCAGTGGAGGAAGatgggaaaaagaaaaagaaaaccaaggAGGACAAGAAGcgagagaaagaggaggagaagCAAAAATCACgggagaagaaagagaaagagaaaaccgAGAAAGAACGGCtgaagaaggagaaggagaaagcagagaaagagaaaaaaaaggagaaggggggaaagaaaaaagacaaagggGGAGGGGGAGAGACTGAGGAGAAGAATGGAGCCGCAGCAGCAAAAGatttggcctaa